In Cicer arietinum cultivar CDC Frontier isolate Library 1 chromosome 7, Cicar.CDCFrontier_v2.0, whole genome shotgun sequence, a single window of DNA contains:
- the LOC101508093 gene encoding trihelix transcription factor ASIL2, which translates to MDDDEIQSHSSPASGSPASSPGAIGRISVTVAAPAPMEQPAANSYALALPIQNQTRGNNGGGREDCWSEGATAILIEAWGERYLELSRGNLKQKHWKEVAEIVNGREDYVKVPKTDIQCKNRIDTVKKKYKSEKAKIAAGGIITTSKWPFYDKLDHLIGPAAKISGVSATGKSNLPQQKVPVGFRPNQFNPEKKIQHQQVDLKYQKVHLRPRVPPVDSDSSEKEALSPISSDSFPPEGCERKRAKVMKGRKGKGWGSSVMELTDAIVKFGEAYEQAETSKLQQLVEMEKQRMKFAKDLELQRMQFFMKTQMEISQLKLGKKSCNTSKNHSNNNENSNNNHNHNNNSDNHNNNSDSE; encoded by the coding sequence ATGGACGACGACGAGATCCAATCGCATTCGTCTCCGGCGAGTGGATCCCCGGCGTCGTCTCCTGGAGCAATCGGTCGGATTTCGGTAACGGTTGCGGCACCGGCACCGATGGAACAGCCGGCCGCGAACAGCTATGCATTAGCGCTTCCGATTCAGAACCAGACGAGAGGAAACAACGGCGGAGGGAGGGAAGATTGCTGGAGCGAAGGCGCAACGGCGATTCTGATCGAAGCTTGGGGCGAGAGGTATCTGGAATTGAGCAGAGGGAATCTGAAGCAAAAGCATTGGAAGGAGGTTGCGGAGATCGTGAACGGCAGAGAGGATTACGTTAAAGTACCTAAAACCGACATCCAGTGCAAAAACCGGATCGACACGGTGAAAAAGAAGTACAAATCGGAGAAAGCTAAGATAGCCGCCGGAGGCATCATCACCACCAGCAAATGGCCGTTTTATGATAAATTAGATCATTTAATCGGTCCAGCCGCCAAGATCTCCGGCGTCTCCGCGACCGGAAAGAGTAATTTGCCACAGCAAAAAGTTCCGGTCGGCTTTCGCCCGAATCAGTTTAATCCTGAAAAGAAAATTCAGCATCAACAAGTTGATTTAAAGTACCAGAAGGTTCATCTCCGACCAAGAGTTCCTCCGGTGGATTCCGATTCATCAGAAAAGGAAGCGTTATCGCCGATTTCGAGCGATAGTTTTCCGCCGGAAGGCTGCGAGAGGAAGAGAGCGAAGGTGATGAAAGGAAGGAAGGGAAAAGGTTGGGGAAGTTCGGTGATGGAATTGACTGATGCGATTGTGAAATTTGGTGAAGCTTATGAACAAGCGGAGACATCGAAGTTGCAGCAGTTGGTGGAGATGGAGAAGCAGAGGATGAAATTTGCAAAGGATTTGGAGTTGCAAAGAATGCAGTTTTTCATGAAAACTCAGATGGAGATTTCTCAGCTTAAGCTTGGGAAAAAAAGTTGCAACACAAGCAAAAATCATAGCAACAACAATGAAAATAGCAacaataatcataatcataataataatagtgataatcataataataatagtgaTAGTGAATGA